A stretch of Anolis sagrei isolate rAnoSag1 chromosome X, rAnoSag1.mat, whole genome shotgun sequence DNA encodes these proteins:
- the RFXANK gene encoding DNA-binding protein RFXANK isoform X1 produces the protein MTSNDLDAPASDGEEEDASVVLHLYPYSEEKDDLQAPNDGGILKHSTTLTNRQRGNEVSALPATLDTLSVHQLAAQGEMILLKESLRKGENLLNKPDERGFTPLMWASAFGEIEAVRSMLEWGADPHALAKERETALSLASTGGYTDIVALLLDREADVNTYDWNGGTPLLYAVRGNHVKCVEVLLAQGADLTMEADSGYTPMDLAVALGHKKVQQVMEKHILKLLRDKVAE, from the exons ATGACCTCGAACGACCTGGACGCCCCTGCTAGTGATGGGGAGGAGGAAGACGCGTCTGTTGTGCTGCATTTATACCCATATTCAGAAGAAAAGGACGATCTGCAGGCTCCAAACG ACGGTGGGATTTTGAAGCATTCGACCACCCTGACCAACCGGCAAAGAGGGAACGAAGTTTCGGCATTGCCAGCCACCTTGGACA CTCTGTCTGTTCACCAGCTGGCAGCTCAAGGGGAAATGATCCTGTTGAAAGAAAGCTTGCGGAAAG GCGAGAACTTGTTGAATAAGCCGGATGAACGAGGCTTTACCCCTTTAATGTGGGCATCGGCCTTCGGGGAAATCGAGGCCGTCCGCAGCATGCTGGAATGG GGTGCCGACCCCCATGCCCTCGCAAAGGAGCGGGAAACGGCTTTATCGCTAGCTAGCACTGGCGGATACACCGATATCGTGGCCCTTTTGCTGGACAGAGAGGCCGACGTCAACACCTATGACTGG AACGGCGGGACACCCCTCCTCTACGCCGTGCGCGGGAACCACGTCAAGTGCGTTGAGGTTTTGCTGG CCCAAGGCGCTGACCTGACCATGGAAGCCGATTCCGGTTACACGCCGATGGACCTCGCCGTTGCCTTGGGACACAAGAAGG TCCAACAGGTGATGGAAAAGCATATACTTAAACTTCTCCGGGACAAAGTTGCAGAGTAG
- the RFXANK gene encoding DNA-binding protein RFXANK isoform X2, with translation MTSNDLDAPASDGEEEDASVVLHLYPYSEEKDDLQAPNDGGILKHSTTLTNRQRGNEVSALPATLDTLSVHQLAAQGEMILLKESLRKGENLLNKPDERGFTPLMWASAFGEIEAVRSMLEWGADPHALAKERETALSLASTGGYTDIVALLLDREADVNTYDWNGGTPLLYAVRGNHVKCVEVLLAQGADLTMEADSGYTPMDLAVALGHKKGDGKAYT, from the exons ATGACCTCGAACGACCTGGACGCCCCTGCTAGTGATGGGGAGGAGGAAGACGCGTCTGTTGTGCTGCATTTATACCCATATTCAGAAGAAAAGGACGATCTGCAGGCTCCAAACG ACGGTGGGATTTTGAAGCATTCGACCACCCTGACCAACCGGCAAAGAGGGAACGAAGTTTCGGCATTGCCAGCCACCTTGGACA CTCTGTCTGTTCACCAGCTGGCAGCTCAAGGGGAAATGATCCTGTTGAAAGAAAGCTTGCGGAAAG GCGAGAACTTGTTGAATAAGCCGGATGAACGAGGCTTTACCCCTTTAATGTGGGCATCGGCCTTCGGGGAAATCGAGGCCGTCCGCAGCATGCTGGAATGG GGTGCCGACCCCCATGCCCTCGCAAAGGAGCGGGAAACGGCTTTATCGCTAGCTAGCACTGGCGGATACACCGATATCGTGGCCCTTTTGCTGGACAGAGAGGCCGACGTCAACACCTATGACTGG AACGGCGGGACACCCCTCCTCTACGCCGTGCGCGGGAACCACGTCAAGTGCGTTGAGGTTTTGCTGG CCCAAGGCGCTGACCTGACCATGGAAGCCGATTCCGGTTACACGCCGATGGACCTCGCCGTTGCCTTGGGACACAAGAAGG GTGATGGAAAAGCATATACTTAA
- the CNN2 gene encoding calponin-2, with translation MSSNQFNKGPSYGLSAEVKNRLAQKYDPQKEAELRIWIENITGREIGPDFQKGLKDGVLLCELMNKLHPGSIRKINRSALNWHQLENLSNFIKATISYGLKPVDLFEANDLYENGNMTQVQVSLLALAGMAKTKGMESGVDIGVKYSERQERSFDDAKLKAGHCVIGLQMGTNKCASQSGMTAYGTRRHLYDPKNQILAPMDHSTISLQMGTNKCASQVGMTAPGTRRHIYDAKLGTEKCDDSSMSLQMGSNLGANQSGQVFGLGRQIYDPKYCPQSGPPGEAANAARHEDGGYY, from the exons ATGAGCAGCAACCAGTTCAACAAGGGACCCAGTTATGGCTTGTCGGCCGAAGTTAAGAACCGG CTCGCCCAAAAATATGACCCCCAGAAAGAAGCTGAGTTGCGGATTTGGATAGAGAACATCACCGGCCGGGAGATCGGACCTGACTTCCAGAAAGGGCTGAAAGACGGAGTCCTTCTTTGCGA GCTAATGAACAAACTTCATCCTGGATCAATACGGAAGATCAATCGCTCTGCCCTGAATTGGCACCAG CTGGAAAACCTCTCCAACTTCATCAAGGCTACAATCAGCTACGGACTGAAGCCGGTTGACTTGTTTGAGGCCAACGATTTATATGAAAATGGGAACATGACCCAGGTCCAAGTGTCGCTCTTGGCCCTGGCGGGAATG GCCAAGACGAAAGGGATGGAGAGCGGGGTGGACATCGGGGTCAAATACTCGGAGCGGCAAGAGCGGAGCTTTGACGATGCCAAGCTCAAGGCCGGCCACTGCGTCATCGGCCTCCAG ATGGGGACCAACAAGTGCGCCAGCCAGTCGGGTATGACAGCCTACGGCACGCGGCGCCACCTCTACGACCCCAAGAACCAGATCCTGGCCCCCATGGACCACTCCACTATCAGCCTCCAGATGGGCACCAACAAGTGCGCCAGCCAG gTGGGCATGACAGCTCCTGGCACCCGGCGGCACATTTACGACGCCAAGCTGGGCACCGAGAAGTGCGACGACAGCTCCATGTCACTGCAGATGGGCTCCAACCTGGGCGCCAACCAGAGCGGGCAGGTCTTTGGCTTGGGACGCCAGATCTACGACCCCAAATACTGCCCTCAAAGTGGGCCCCCTGGCGAGGCCGCCAACGCCGCGCGGCACGAAGATGGCGGGTATTACTAG